The genomic region TGAGCTTTGCCGGCGAAGATCAATTGGACGGGCCGCCATTGGTCGTGGAGAAGGCGTTTCAAACGGTCGAGGTCGGCGAACAGCAAGGTGGCTCGTTTGTACGTGGCGAACCGTCGGGCAAAGCCGATCGTGAGCGCTTCGGGATCGAGCAGGGTGCCTCGCGCCAGCACCTGCGAAGGGTGGAGCATTCCCTGCATCCAACCGGAGCGGACACGCTCTCGTATGAAGCCCATGAGTTTGCGCTTCATCGTCTGGCGCACGGCCCAGAGTTCATGATCGGGAATATCGGCAACCCGTTGCCACATGGCCGGATCGTCGCAGCTCTCGGCCCACATCGGGCTGAGCGATTTGCTATACAGCCTGTGAAGATCGGGAGAAATCCACGTCGGAGCATGGATACCGTTGGTAATGCTCCGGATCGGCACCTGTTCAACGGGAAGTCCGGGCCAAAAATGCTGCCACATTTGGCGACTAACCCGTCCGTGTTCACGACTGACTCCATTGAGATGTGCCGACAGCCGCATCACAAGGGCGGTCATGTTGAATCCCTGTCCCCGAGATTCCGGCGTTTCGCCCAGGCCCAGGAATTCCTCACGCGAGAGGCCGATCTGATCCCAAAAACCGGAAAAATACTTGTCCATCAAGTGGTGCGGAAACACGTCATGACCGGCGGGCACAGGCGTATGGGTCGTAAAGACAGTGCTCTGCCGGACAATCTCGCTGGCTTCCGCATGGGACGTGCCTGCTTGCATAAATTCACGCAAGCGCTCCAGGGTGAGAAATGCTGAGTGTCCTTCATTGGCATGCCAGACAGAGGGGGCGATGCCCAGGTTGCGGAGCACGCGAACTCCGCCGATGCCCAGCAGGATTTCTTGACATAACCGCATTTCCTGATCTCCCCCGTACAATCGGGCGGAGAGGGCGCGGTGTTCCGGCGTATTCTCAGGCACGTCCGTGTCGATCAGATAGAGCGGGACCCGACCGACCTGCACCTTCCAGACGACCGCGGCCACGGTCCGCCCGCCTATCTCCACTGCAATCCGACACGGTTCTCCGGACGGAGTCAGCGCCGGATGAATAGGAGACTCCGCGCGATTGAAGGCTGCATAGGCGGCTTCCTGCCACCCCTCGGCTGAGATTCGTTGCCGGAAATAGCCCTGGGGATACATGAAGCCGATGCCGACCAGCGGCACCCCGAGGTCGCTTGCCTCTTTGCAGTGATCGCCGGCCAGAATGCCCAGGCCACCGCTGTAAATCGGGATCGAGGTGTGAAGGCCGAATTCTGCAGAGAAATAGGCGATGGTCTCTTTCAGCGAAGCGGCGTGCTGTGTGCTAAACCAACTATGGCCATTGGCCAGGTATTGATCGAACAGTTTGATCACCGCGGAATATTGCCGGAGATAGGACGGATCTTCCGCCAGCCGCGCCAGTCGTTCCGGTTTCACGTCCGCGAGCAGCTTGACGGGATTATGTTGGGTCAGAAACCAGAGCGTGGGGTCGATCGTTTCGAACAGCTGCCGTGCTTCGAGCGTCCAACTCCACCACAAATTTTGCGAGAGTTCCCCAAGGCGGGCCAAGCTGAGCGGCAAACCGGCACGTGGGTTCTGAGCAATGTTCGTAGTCTCCACTGCGACTCCTTATGAATGTGGGGCCGGGATGGTCGTGAGGGGATTGCCGAGCACCCCGCGCCAAGTAAGATCAGGCGTGGCCGGCCTTGTGCCAGGAGGTCCACTCATCCGAGAATGCCACGGATGCGTAGCGTTCGCCAAGAATTTTTGCAACTCGATTCATCAGTTTGGTCAACTGTTGCACTTCTTCCTGGGTGAGATCCTGGCGAAAGCGAGGATGCAGTCCCCAGCGAGTTTCCACTTCCTCGCCGGAGACGGTGGACATGACGCTGATGAGCTTGATTTCATTTCCGGTAGGATTTTGGGGCGCAGAAGCCGTTTCCATGTGTGTCATCGAGGCGGACGTCGGCTGCACGGCCATGCCGGTCGACATGGGAGGAGCGTCACCCTGCAGAATGGCGGTGATCGCCGGGACCGCGGCACTGGCGCAGAGTGTGGCGGCAGATGTAATCTGAGGATGGCCGCTGACGCCGAGAGCTTCCGCGACACGTCCGCCGAA from Nitrospira japonica harbors:
- the glgP gene encoding alpha-glucan family phosphorylase translates to METTNIAQNPRAGLPLSLARLGELSQNLWWSWTLEARQLFETIDPTLWFLTQHNPVKLLADVKPERLARLAEDPSYLRQYSAVIKLFDQYLANGHSWFSTQHAASLKETIAYFSAEFGLHTSIPIYSGGLGILAGDHCKEASDLGVPLVGIGFMYPQGYFRQRISAEGWQEAAYAAFNRAESPIHPALTPSGEPCRIAVEIGGRTVAAVVWKVQVGRVPLYLIDTDVPENTPEHRALSARLYGGDQEMRLCQEILLGIGGVRVLRNLGIAPSVWHANEGHSAFLTLERLREFMQAGTSHAEASEIVRQSTVFTTHTPVPAGHDVFPHHLMDKYFSGFWDQIGLSREEFLGLGETPESRGQGFNMTALVMRLSAHLNGVSREHGRVSRQMWQHFWPGLPVEQVPIRSITNGIHAPTWISPDLHRLYSKSLSPMWAESCDDPAMWQRVADIPDHELWAVRQTMKRKLMGFIRERVRSGWMQGMLHPSQVLARGTLLDPEALTIGFARRFATYKRATLLFADLDRLKRLLHDQWRPVQLIFAGKAHPADEPGRYFIHEVMSYCQDHKLGGQVAFLEDYEMHMAKYLVQGVDIWLNTPRFPMEASGTSGMKAALNGALHFSVLDGWWQEGYNGANGWGIQPLADGDVDVQDRHDADQLYRLLEQEVVPLYYQRDIDGIPRGWLQLVKESIRTVAPVFCTKRMVKDYVEMLYTPAMARTPTIW